Proteins encoded in a region of the Zea mays cultivar B73 chromosome 2, Zm-B73-REFERENCE-NAM-5.0, whole genome shotgun sequence genome:
- the LOC103646598 gene encoding uncharacterized protein At3g27210, with product MPSAVAEPLPDGKYETDRAGAVTVVGAGADHSIDGAVNGSKDESFFEARPWLDSDSEDDFYSVRGDFTPSRGSTPVHPRLTPSSGRMLADRSGPSLVKKKQRLLELLQEEQHYDDEDDSVTDASNDLESSAVHAIEEEEEHTRTRRRSEKSKKSSGSGCLPTFIWKRSFTACRKKKKEKGAEG from the exons ATGCCGTCGGCGGTGGCGGAGCCTTTGCCGGATGGCAAGTACGAAACGGATCGTGCCGGGGCGGTAACCGTCGTCGGGGCAGGCGCAGATCACAGCATCGACGGAGCGGTTAATG GAAGCAAAGACGAGTCGTTCTTCGAAGCGAGGCCCTGGCTAGATTCCGACAGCGAAGACGATTTCTACAGCGTCAGAGGAG ATTTCACTCCGTCAAGAGGCAGCACACCCGTTCATCCGAGATTAACGCCCTCAAGTGGGCGGATGCTGGCAGACAGGTCGGGTCCTTCTCTGGTAAAAAAGAAGCAGAGACTCCTCGAGCTTCTTCAGGAGGAGCAGCATTATGACGACGAGGATGACAGCGTCACCGATGCTAGCAATGATCTGGAAAGTAGCGCAGTTCATGCcatagaagaagaagaagaacacacGAGGACTCGTCGCAGAAGTGAGAAATCGAAGAAGTCATCGGGGTCAGGCTGCCTTCCAACCTTCATCTGGAAGCGTAGCTTCACAGCCTGCAGgaagaagaaaaaagaaaaaggagcaGAAGGATAA
- the LOC100384385 gene encoding uncharacterized protein LOC100384385 (The RefSeq protein has 1 substitution compared to this genomic sequence): MDPTNQRSSGAGRRRSVAAAKGHGQQHVPAPTSLRSPSSPDSQQVQSPNPPWNFYPPNGFVNLINQPYMPMPSQPLGENFHFVGLTQNFNTSPPPPPPPNAKRTQKPSRLAKGTIQIDGDGDATTEESKAVKKRYWTHDEEVRLASAWLNCSNDPIHGNDKKGETFWKEIAEYFNKHAPADRQRDVNQLKIHWTRLKTVINNFNGCWNAVSKMHTSGYSDDQLMDEAQKMYANGNNGKPFTLVHWWKTLRNEPKFCAQISQMDKEKGQSHTIDITEDRDLLPSQRPIGRDAAKAQRNGKRKAEEVLDGIARLGDSINKIVEVQQDRKQEREKVAETQLEISRLQLKAAQEQKEAKLLEVYSSLLQQDTSQLSDQGKINRERTLQKMELKLFGDNAED; this comes from the exons ATGGACCCAACGAATCAGAGGTCCTCAGGGGCAGGGCGGCGCCGCTCCGTTGCTGCTGCTAAGGGCCATGGTCAGCAGCATGTGCCGGCACCTACGTCACTCCGTTCGCCCTCTTCACCTGATTCGCAACAAGTACAGTCTCCAAATCCCCCATG GAACTTTTATCCACCAAATGGTTTTGTGAATCTCATTAACCAACCATACATGCCAATGCCGtcgcagccacttggagagaattTCCACTTTGTTGGTCTCACACAGAACTTCAACACTTctccgccaccgccaccgccaccaaATGCTAAAAGGACTCAAAAACCATCCAGACTAGCTAAAGGAACAATTCAGATTGATGGTGATGGTGATGCAACCACTGAGGAATCTAAGGCAGTCAAGAAAAGGTATTGGACACATGACGAGGAAGTGAGGCTG GCTAGTGCTTGGTTGAACTGTTCTAATGATCCAATACATGGCAATGACAAGAAAGGAGAAACTTTTTGGAAGGAAATTGCAGAATACTTTAACAAGCATGCTCCAGCAGATCGTCAAAGGGACGTCAATCAATTAAAGATACACTGGACAAGGTTGAAGACAGTGATCAACAATTTCAATGGGTGTTGGAGCGCAGTATCAAAAATGCATACAAGTGGGTACTCTGATGATCAGTTAATGGATGAGGCACAAAAGATGTATGCAAATGGTAATAACGGCAAACCGTTCACGCTGGTTCATTGGTGGAAAACTCTCAGAAATGAACCTAAATTTTGTGCACAAATCTCACAGATGGATAAGGAAAAAGGTCAGAGCCATACCATTGACATCACTGAAGATAGAGATCTGCTTCCCTCACAACGTCCTATAGGAAGAGATGCAGCCAAGGCTCAAAGGAATGGAAAGCGCAAGGCAGAAGAGGTTTTGGATGGTATTGCTCGCCTTGGGGACAGCATAAACAAAATTGTTGAAGTGCAACAAGACCGGAAGCAAGAGCGTGAAAAAGTGGCTGAAACTCAACTAGAAATCTCAAGGTTACAACTCAAAGCTGCACAGGAACAGAAGGAGGCAAAATTGCTTGAAGTATATAGCTCACTACTGCAGCAAGACACTAGTCAATTATCTGATCAAGGAAAGATAAACCGAGAGAGGACATTGCAGAAGATGGAGCTGAAATTATTCGGTGATAATGCTGAAGACTAA